GGACCCCAAAAGCCTGCACCCCATCTGCACAGACCTCTTTCTTGGATCCTTCCTCCAAGGCCAGGCAGTCTGCTGACAGGTGAACCCCCAGCCCAAAGGGTGGCCAGCAGGTCGCTGGTCGTGGGCACATGCATGGGCGTGGCTGTGTGGACTGGGTGGGCACATGCACCCAGGTCCCCTGGCAGTGTGGGATGGAGCAGGGGTGGGCTAGGGCCTGGGCGCCTCCACATTTCGGCACAGAACTGCAAGAAGCCCAAGAATTCTAAAGTCCCACCAGGGCTTCCAGGTTGTAATGACGTGTGCTTGTCCAGGTGGGAGCTTAGGACGTATTTGATATGGCAGCGCAAAAGTGTGATTGATAGATTCTGAATATTTAGACATAGTGGCACGGGGATCTCCATTTCTGCTCCTGCCAAGGGCCTGCAAATATTGGGGTAGGGAGACACCTCCCCAAGGCTGGCCTGAGAGGCAAGGAGGAAAAACCCCGAGTGTGCAAGCATGGACCCTACCCTCACCCTTCCTTCTGCGGCCCTTGGCTCCCCCAGATCGGACGTGGACCTACTCCTTCTCGGGCGCCTTCCTCTTCTTCATGGGCTTCCTCGTCGCAGCGTTCTGCTACCTGAGCTACAGATACGTCACCAAGCCCCTGCGGCCGCCCAACTCCCTGGTGAGCCCTCACACCTGGGGCGGGAGCGGAAGGTCCGGGGCAGGGCCCCAGGCAGCAGAGGGCACCGGCCCAGGGCACCCCTGGCTCTCCCTCAAGTGCAGAGAGGGAGGCCTGGGTTCTCCCTCGAGGAGCTCACCTCCGGCCGAAAATCAAGACATGGGGCCGGCAGGTCTTGGGGGTGTGAAGAGGGGCACAGCGGGCGTGGGGCAGCAAACCAGGGCAGCCGCTTAGGGAACCAGGAGCCGAGGACCATGTCTGGGTTATGTGCTTCCCGGGTTACCTGCCTCCTGGAGAAACCATGGCCAAAACCTCTCTCCCTGCGGTAGCTGGGCCTCTGCACAGCAGCCCTCAGCTAAAGGGTGGGCACCCCTGTCCCAGCGTCTACATGGCTCTGGAAAGCCAGGGCAATGTGAGGCATGCCGTGGAAAGCCCCCCAGAGGGCCTGCCCCACCCCCTCTGCCACCCCATGGAGGACCCCCCACACCACCGGCAGGGAGCCGCGAACCCACCCTGATGGGTGGCCTCTGTTGTCCCTGTCCAGAACGTCCAGCGAGTACTGACCTTCCAGCCGCTGCGCTTCATCCAGGAGCACATCCTGATCCCTGCCTTCGACCTTGGCGGCCCCAGCAGCCTGGACCAGACGGTCCAGTACTCCCAGGTGAAGGTCATCGGGCCGGAGCTCCCAGCAGCCCCACAGCAGCACTGCCCGCCTGAGGGGGCCTACTTCCGGGAGCCGGACCTCTGCGCCCTCTGGCCCTCCAACAGGCCGCCTCACCAGACCCTCGCCCCGCTGTCCTACGCCCCCCAAGCTGCCCCTGAGCTGAGAGCCCCATCCTACATGCCTCAGGCTACCCCCAGAGCTGAACCCCCATTCTACACTCCACAGGCTGTTTCTGAGGCCCAACgtaccccctccccacctcaggCCGCTCCAGAGAGCTGGCCTTCATCCTACGGGGTGTGTGTGGAAGGTTCTGGCAAAGACTCCCCCTCTGGGACACTTTCTAGACCCAAACACCCCAGGTCCAAAGGTCAGCTCCAGAAAGAGGTGCCAGCTGGTAGCTGCACCCTGGatgacttttctttgcaggttatAGAGGAGCCCCAAGAAGCAAAATCATTCCACCACCCTCTGGGGGGTCTCATAGAGAGAACCCCTGGCCTGCATGCGCTGCGCGGGGGGGACCCAGGGACACCAGGGTGCCTACCGGGCCGGCTGCCCCTCCTCTCCTCCGTGCAGCTAGAAGGCCACCCTGTGTGCCTCCCTTCCCACACTCCTTCCCCGCCGTGTTCTCCCTCGGGCCAGGGTCTGAGTCCCTGGGGCCTGCTGGAGTCCCTTGTGTGTCCCAAGGACGAGGGCTCAGGGTCCGAGACAGACGCCCAGGACCCAGCTCCCCAGGCCGCAGACCTGGAGCAGCCCGTCGAGCTGGACACCCTCTTCAGAGGCCTGGCGCTGACCGTGCAGTGGGAGCCCTGAGGGAGGCCTCCCTGTCGCCCCCAACCTTGCGGTGGCGCCCTCACTCTCACACCCAACCGTGCCACTCTCTGTGGCCCAGCCTGGCGGGGCCCGTGGACAGTCAGAGGAAGGAGCACGCGGGGACCTGTCATGGCGAGCTCCCCGCCGGAGACGAGATGGAGGAGGGCCGCGTGTGCACACGAGCGTGAGCACGGGGATCCCTCCGAGGCCGGATGGGGCAGTCGGAGTGAGGAGGTTAATGCAGGAAAATCCAGGGCCCCAGCTCCCGCCACTCTGGACTCAAGCTCCCGGGAGCCCGCCTCTCTTCACCCTGTTCCTGGATGGACAGAGAAGGaggcctctgcctctgcctcctcTGTGGTTCCCCAAAGGTGAGGAATGGAGTCTGGAAAAGGATGCCTCATAGCAGCCCGGGCAGAGCCAGAACAACCTGCCTTTCCAGCAAGGCCAGAGGCAGCAGAAGGGCAAGACTCCAGGGAGTGGTGCGGCCTGAGGCTCGTTCCTAGCCAAGGCGGCCACCTCAAATTCCACCATTTTAACTTCGTTCCTTTGCTAGAGGCTCTACCCCAGGTGAAGTGCAGGTCCATCAGGGAGAGAGAACACAGAAGCCTTTTCTGCAGGTAGGAGTTTCAGACCTTACCCTGAGAGCAGGGCTTGAAAGGAGCACAGGGCTATGTAGCGCCCGAAGGAGGCACCACCAATGAACTGTACTTACTTCATACCTTTGGAAAACTCAGCCTTGGGTTGAGCCcacctgggttcaatctcagccttgccacttgccagctgtgtgacttCCAGCAAATGAATCACTGCTcgggacctcagtttcctcatctgtgaaatggggataataacaccTTCCTCATGGGTTGTGGTGAGGATGAAGTCATGTCTGTCATGTGCCTAATAGCACCTGGCAGGCAGACAGTGCCCAATAAACTGTGGCTATTCCCTGCTGTGCTTCTTAGAATCAGGCAGCCCTGGGAGTGACCCGCTCCGCAACATGGATCCTCTTCAGACTCATGGGGCCGAATTGTCCTGATTTCCTCAGTCCTGTTCCAGGCCATGCCGGAGGGGCTGGTCTGTCTGGGGTCGGCATGAGAAGGGATGGCAGGAGCTTCTGGAAAGAGGGTCCAGAGACAAATGAGGCTGTGGGCGGAGGCTGTTTGGGGGCTGGCAGCGCAACTTGAGAGGACCTTGTCTGTGTGGAGGCTCGCCCCACGCCGGCCCGTCTCCCCTCCGCGGCAGCGCTGTTCCACTCTGACCCCTTGCCCCTGTGTCCACTCCACGCCCCTGGTATCACTCGCATCTCGTGTGATCCCTGCAATGAGAAGACTGGGGCCCGGATTGGCTGAGGGACTCGCCCAGGGTCCCATGGGTTGGAGGCTCTTTGTCCTCAACCACAGAAGGAACTTTCCACACCTGTTTGGATGCTTGGAGGATGTGACTAAAGGGGTGTAAGGATCGGAGGGCCACCAGGGGGCCCCTGAGGGACAGGTGCACCCAGTCACGCTCCTGTCCCAAGGCCCTTTCGGAACATTCTAAAACAGGCTCCAATTCTGGTTGCCTCAGCGTGACCCTTCTCCAGTGTACAGTGTTCTTTCTCTTCACCCATGTACGtctcccccttttcctcccctccccgtACAGTAACAGGTGGTGGCGCTCTTATCTGTTTGTCATTAATATTTAACATCTCTGCAGGGTCACTGGCGTGGGCCCAATATCCCCTAACAGAGGGCGGCGGCGCTCTGAGCGCCCACCCCCTTCTCCTCTCAGGAGCTGCCTGCGCTGCCCTCGCCAGTGTTCCTCCCCCCAGCTGCAAACAAGTCCACCTCCTGTCTCTTGTGGGGCACTTGGCCAAAGGTTGACTGTCTTCACCTTGTTTACTAATGGAAAAGCAACTTAACAGCTGGGCTGTTCCCAGCCAGGTAAGTGGGACAGGTGGAGCCCAGAGCTTTCCATCAAAAGCCGTAGGTATTCTTTCCACTCCCAAGGCTCCCTCTGGGGGGCAAACGTCCCAATTACTCCCTGATCCTCTGAGGGGGGCGTCTGGGGCCGACGGGCAGAGGTGAGTGGCCCTGAGTCCTGGAGCCCCCTCGGGCTGCGGGACCTCCCAGGCAGCAGGGGCCTGCAGCTCGGCTGGAACCAGCTGGAGGGCAGGACGTGCCGAGGCTAGGGCCGGGGTGCGCCGTCTTCCAGGAGCTGGGCTGGGGGACTTGACTCTGGCCTCAGCCCAGAGAAAGGCAAATCTTCAAGGTGCCACCTGCCTGCAAGTCACAGCAGAGTCAAGCCCACATTTTATTTTaagctaataaaaacaaaagaatcagCAATCACAATGAtaatgaggaagaggaggaggcatCCCACCCCGCTGCTCGGTCTGTCACGTGCTTCACCGCTCACCCTCCCTTTAGCCGTCCACCATCGCTTGAAGGATTGATGTTTTGCAAGGGAGGAAACTGTGGCTCAGAGAGGCTACTTGCTCAAGGTGGTTTCCCATGCTTGTCCCATCATGAGAATCCCCTGGCGAGTTTACTGAGAATACAGTGGGCGCCCTGAACTCTGAGTTTAATCACCTCCTTGGTGATTCTTATCAGGTAGGTTGGAGGAGCCACACCTGCATACCAACAGCTCTCCACAGCCTCAGATTCCCCCCTAGTCACCCCCACTGCGCCCTCTGGATGGGGGCGGGGAGTTACAAGGACACTTGCCTGGTATCTGCCCAGCTCCTGAACCCCCAACCTCCCCCAGGAACATGCAGGGGTGGTCTGAGTTTCCACACAGAGAATAGGGCCAGGTCCCTCTGTCTCCCGGGTCCCAGAGCTGAGGTCAACAAAGAGGCAATGGCCAGAAACCACCACCACTGTCTTGTCCCCCATTGCGAGTCCACCCCACCTTCCAAACCGGggcccaggaactgaggtggggtGGCCAGACAGCCCCTCCCACAGAAAGTGGGCTCTGTTCCCAAAAGGCGTGTCTAAGCCAGCTATTTGGAACTCAGATCATAGTTTCCGATAAGAGCAGTGTGGTAAATGGTTGTCTTACCGAAACCTACTTATTATTGCTCATTAATACATTGTTATAATCTAATTAGTGACCTAATAATTTAGTAATAAATGTCTGTCATTTCAGTCCCCTGGGACACAGATGCTGCAACAGAGTTAGGAGGGCAAGGAATCTCTTGGGGGGTAACGGCTGTGAAGGATAAAGTGGAGGAAGCAACACTGGGCAGCGAAGCCCTCAGCTGTGATCGAGATCTAACAAAGTCTTGACCAACTCAATATGGAGCTCCAGAGCATATTTTGCTCTTTAGAGCCGTCTCGTGTTGGCAAAATGCCCAGGCCCTAGTGCCCACATCGTGCTCATATCTGGAGGCTGCAGAAAGAGCGTGGCCTCAGCTCATGTGGCAGCAGATCCTGTAGATTATCCCTCAACTATGCTTCTTGCAGCTGAATAGCaagctcttccttttttttcttttcattgtaaactttttgcttgtttgttttgctcattgtctgttcattgtttttgcttgttgtctgttttttctttaggaggcactgggagccaaacctggggcctcccatgtggcaggcaggcacccaactgcttgagccatatccgctccttgctcatttgtggggttttttggttcgttttttgtttatttttaaagatttattttttatttctctccccttccccgcccccaccccagttgtctgttctctgtgtccacttgtattcttgtcagcagcattgggaatctgtgtctctttttgtcacattatcttgctgcgtcagctctccatttgtgcagcaccattcctgggcaggctgcacttttttcgcactgggtggctgtcTTTACAGGGCGcgactccttgcatgtggggctcctctatgcaggggacgcccctgcgtggcatggcacttcttgcatgcatcagcactgcatgtgggccagctcatcacacaggtcaggaggccctaggtttgaaccctggaactcccatgtggtaggcagatgctctatctgttgagccaaatccgcttccctcgctcattttttttttttttttgctcactgtctactcattgtttttgctcgttgtctgcttgttgtttgtttttttctttaggaggcaccgggaactgaacctggggcctcccatgttggaggcaggtgctcaactgcttgagccatatccgttcccctctttgtaaattttatatcttgaaataatttcaaatttacaggaaagttgcaaaaataatgcaaaacctACAGGGAACTCCagcatacctcttccccagatacCTAGATCTTTCAGACTTccacattttaccacatttgcccTATCCTTCTATCTCCCCATCTACTAGCTAGCCATTCATCTGtcttctattttctaaatatttgagagtaggtCATATACCTTATTCTCTTTGAATGTTTATTAGTTCCacgtatatttcctaagaatgaggatattcacttatgtaaccaccctaaatatagttatcaagttcaggaaatgtaacattgatataaagtttagagtctatattccaatttattCCTGTGTCCCAATAACATCCTTTTGGCCATttcctcctccattattagatccaatcTAGGAGAAAGCTCTTTCTTAAAGGAAGATCCGAGCAGGGCAGCTCCTCAGCTATGACATATGCCTTTAATGACGTCTCGCTGGTGCCAGGCAGCTTGCTAAGAGGAAGCAGAGGCAGAGTGGTCAGGAGTGTAGACTCTGGGGTCAAAGTGTCTGGGTGTAAATTTGGCTCTATCACTACTGTGCTTCCGTGAGCaagtcctcatctgtaaaaccgTGAAGATTAAACACATTAAATATGGAAAGTATGTAAGTgctattatttcaatactaataaacagctattattatttacatatattatcccATCGATATTCACAACAACCCAGTGGTGTGGGATTATCCCCACTTTGTAGATGAGGACACCGAGGCAGAGGGAAATTAATGGACTTGCCAAAGTAACAAGATGGAGCCAGGATTGGCACCAAGCCAGTGAATGCCTGTACCCACCTCCCTGATGCTGCTGCATCTCCCATATGCCTTCCTGGAAGCTGGACTGAAGACAATGCTATGCAATGGGATTAGTTACACATAAGTGAAACAAAATGATATTACATAAGAATGGCACACCTTTTATCTGAAATCCCAatgcttgttaaaatgcagatttagTTAGAAGAGATGAGGAAAAGGGGATGAGTCTTATGAAGATTTAAAGGGAGATTTCTGAGGCCTTCCCAAGGACTGCAGAGTTTGGATGATTGAAGGATGTTGTCTAATTTCTTGCAAATTTTACTTGCCCCTCCAGTTACTTTTATCCTATGGCCTGTTCTTATGTCTTATGGATAAAAGCACTTACCCCCACAAAGACACGTTCATGTCCCAAGCCCTGGTCCTGTGGACgtgaacccatttttaaatagcGTCCTTGACGATGCTGTacttaagatgaggccaaaccgaatcagggtggaccttaatccaatacgACAACAGTCCTTGTATGCATAGGAACTCTGGACCCAgcagggagaggcaggcagggagACAGAAGGCCATATGGCGGAGGCAGTTGAGTGACAGCCTGCTGGCAAGCCACGACCAGAGCTTTACaggcttcagagaaagcatggcgcTGCTGACAAGCTGATTGGGGGCTTTTTGCCTCCAGAGCTGCAGGTaacaaattcctgttgcttaagccaaccggTTGGTGGTATTCGttaaagcagccctggcaaactgcaACAATGAGTGACTAGACTAAGACAGAGATGGAGATAAATGTTCCGGAGAGAAGGGGCAAGAGGTGGAAGAGCAGAGCAAGGCAAAGACAGAGCAAGGGCTCCAAGCAGATGGCCCCCACCTGCTGGTGCtagtgctggggctggggggccgTAGCTCTGGGAGCCCAGCCTACCGCACAGCCCCTAGGCTGCTGGGGCCCATTTTCCCTCCCCACTCGAAGGAGGAAGGGGCAAAGGGATACAGCTTCAGTTGTGAGGTTGAGAAGACCAGTAGCTGGAATTAACTGAAGTGCAAGAGtttcagaggcaggaaggggagactGGGGCAGGCAGAGTATCTCCCTGAGCAGGCAGAGAGGACACAATGGGGAGCACAGGGCCCGGCAGTTCTCCCCTTGAGCCACCAGGTGGGGCCATCAGCCAAGGATAGTTTGGTTGCCATCTGAAAAATGGTAGGATCAGTGTAGCTGGGAAGTGAAACAGGGTTCAAATGACCATCACGTTGTCGTCAATGCTCACTAGACCAGGGAAGGGAATGGAagacaaaagaaaggaaggggagcgcagaggaggagaggagaggaaagggaaggggaggggaggggagggggatatATTTCCAGTACTAGCCAGGTATTATTCCGTATACTTTACACATATTAGACGAATTTGAGTCTCACAGCCATTATGCAAGATAAGtagtcactcattcattcattcattcattttaacaaatatatgtcAAAGGCCTGGTTATACGTCACACACTCTTCCTGGAACTAGAGATACAGT
Above is a genomic segment from Dasypus novemcinctus isolate mDasNov1 chromosome 9, mDasNov1.1.hap2, whole genome shotgun sequence containing:
- the IL22RA1 gene encoding interleukin-22 receptor subunit alpha-1, with amino-acid sequence MRTLLAILVVGSLAAHVAEDTSGLLQDVKFQSSNFENILTWASGPEGAPDTVYSVEYKMYGEREWLAKAGCQRITRKSCNLTTETGNLTELYYARVTAVSTGGQQVTKMTGRFNSLMHTTIKPPDVTCIPNVRSVQMIIHPTFTPIHREDGHQLTLEDIFYDLCYRLELQVNQTYQMHLEGKQREYEFVALTPDTEFLGTIMISVPTWSKESTPYVCRVKTLPDRTWTYSFSGAFLFFMGFLVAAFCYLSYRYVTKPLRPPNSLNVQRVLTFQPLRFIQEHILIPAFDLGGPSSLDQTVQYSQVKVIGPELPAAPQQHCPPEGAYFREPDLCALWPSNRPPHQTLAPLSYAPQAAPELRAPSYMPQATPRAEPPFYTPQAVSEAQRTPSPPQAAPESWPSSYGVCVEGSGKDSPSGTLSRPKHPRSKGQLQKEVPAGSCTLDDFSLQVIEEPQEAKSFHHPLGGLIERTPGLHALRGGDPGTPGCLPGRLPLLSSVQLEGHPVCLPSHTPSPPCSPSGQGLSPWGLLESLVCPKDEGSGSETDAQDPAPQAADLEQPVELDTLFRGLALTVQWEP